A region of Vitis riparia cultivar Riparia Gloire de Montpellier isolate 1030 chromosome 12, EGFV_Vit.rip_1.0, whole genome shotgun sequence DNA encodes the following proteins:
- the LOC117926954 gene encoding basic blue protein-like, translated as MAVGRGSAVVAVVLVLCLVLPCDIVDAATFTVGGASGWTFNVVGWPKGKRFKAGDVLVFNYSPSAHNVVAVNKAGYNGCTTPRGSKVYQTGKDQIKLVKGANYFLCNFPGHCQSGMKIAVTAT; from the exons ATGGCTGTGGGAAGAGGCAGTGCAGTTGTGGCCGTAGTTCTGGTGCTGTGCCTTGTGCTTCCATGTGACATTGTTGATGCAGCCACCTTCACTGTTGGTGGTGCCAGCGGCTGGACCTTCAATGTTGTTGGCTGGCCTAAGGGAAAGCGTTTCAAGGCTGGTGATGTGCTTG TGTTCAACTATAGCCCTTCGGCTCACAATGTGGTGGCGGTGAACAAGGCCGGGTACAATGGGTGCACCACGCCTCGAGGTTCCAAGGTGTACCAGACAGGGAAAGATCAGATCAAGCTGGTGAAGGGGGCCAACTATTTCCTCTGCAATTTTCCTGGGCATTGCCAATCTGGAATGAAGATAGCAGTAACTGCTACTTAA